One part of the Tolypothrix sp. NIES-4075 genome encodes these proteins:
- a CDS encoding ATP-binding protein: MLLKLTNNSGINKLPKLSLRLILVVPFVLQIFAAVGLTGYLSLRNGQRAVNELASRLRGEVSSRIDQHLDSYLETARHLAQVNGDAFDLGLLDPQDLEGIGHYFWKQMQLYNVGYISFGSKSGEFSGSGYYMNEGLIIVNDVSTKRYGNNDAYNYQTDTQGNRLKLIDTFPNYKFQNEAWYAETVKTGKPMWSQIYQWEIQPFPLAISANRPVYDKNKNLIGVIGIDQRLSQISDFLQQLKVSPKNKTFILERNGLIVATSSSEKPFTMVGKKPQRLKAIDSSDALVQASAKYLTQHFGDLSKIKNSQQLDFLVNGQRQFIQVTPWQDEWGLDWLVVIAVPQSDFMGQINANTRTTILLCLGALVLASLLGMYTSRWITQPILRLSKASEAIASGELNQKVHESAVNELGVLGQSFNRMAQQLRTAFTTLEKNNQELEVRVEERTAELKEAKISADTANHAKSEFLANMSHELRTPLNGILGYAQILQRSPTLTEKERNGISIIHQCGSHLLTLINDILDLSKIEAQKMELYPTDFHFPAFLQGVAEICRIRAEQKNIAFTYQVESEIPQGIHADEKRLRQVLINLLGNAIKFTDKGGVTFKVEVIENSELVMGNRELRIGNSESVIGNGKEEFPIIHYPLPITHSPLPITHYPFPIPKIRFQIEDTGVGMSDEQLEKIFLPFEQVGSESRKSEGTGLGLAITQKIISLMNSGISVKSQLGEGSIFSFDVELLTAPNWAETAKTFYHGIIIGFSGEQRKILVVDDKWENRSVIVNLLEPIGFNIIEAKNGQEGLDKAVEFQPNLIISDLVMPVMDGFQMIQHLRRSPQLKEVVIIASSASVFEADQHKSLNAGANEFLPKPVQVETLLEMLRVHLRLEWLYEGNKQADNEPDESTLLAPNIIVPPPAEDLSRLYDLALKGRVKAIQDQVDKLAQSDEKFTLFAQEIIQLAKKFQIEKIQTFIQQYLTNN, translated from the coding sequence TTCTTGTCGTTCCTTTTGTGCTGCAAATCTTTGCTGCCGTGGGATTGACCGGGTATCTATCGTTACGTAATGGACAGAGAGCAGTTAACGAACTTGCTTCGCGACTGCGGGGTGAAGTCAGTTCGCGTATCGACCAACACCTTGATAGCTACCTGGAAACCGCTCGACATTTGGCTCAAGTTAATGGTGATGCTTTCGATTTGGGTTTGCTAGATCCGCAAGATTTAGAAGGTATTGGGCATTACTTCTGGAAGCAAATGCAGTTATATAACGTTGGTTATATTAGCTTTGGCTCTAAATCAGGTGAATTTTCTGGCTCTGGATATTACATGAACGAAGGTCTCATCATTGTTAACGATGTTTCCACAAAGCGATACGGCAACAATGATGCCTACAACTACCAAACAGATACCCAGGGCAATCGTCTCAAGCTGATTGATACTTTTCCCAACTACAAATTTCAAAATGAAGCTTGGTATGCAGAGACAGTCAAGACTGGTAAACCAATGTGGAGCCAGATTTATCAATGGGAAATACAGCCCTTTCCCCTAGCAATTTCTGCCAACCGTCCTGTTTATGATAAAAACAAAAACTTGATAGGGGTGATTGGCATTGACCAGCGTCTATCACAAATTAGCGATTTTTTGCAGCAGTTAAAAGTTAGTCCCAAAAACAAGACTTTTATTTTAGAGCGCAACGGCTTAATAGTTGCCACTTCCAGCAGCGAGAAGCCTTTCACAATGGTAGGTAAGAAACCGCAACGGCTGAAAGCAATAGATAGCAGTGATGCCTTAGTTCAAGCAAGCGCGAAATACTTAACACAGCATTTCGGTGACTTGAGCAAAATCAAGAATAGCCAGCAACTTGACTTTTTAGTTAATGGTCAGCGGCAGTTTATTCAGGTAACACCTTGGCAGGATGAATGGGGGTTAGACTGGCTGGTAGTTATTGCCGTTCCCCAATCTGACTTTATGGGGCAAATTAACGCCAACACCCGCACGACAATTTTACTATGTTTGGGGGCGTTGGTGTTAGCGAGTTTGCTGGGCATGTATACATCACGCTGGATTACCCAACCAATTTTACGGCTAAGTAAAGCCTCGGAAGCGATCGCATCCGGTGAGTTGAACCAAAAAGTACACGAGTCAGCAGTCAATGAATTAGGAGTTCTTGGTCAATCGTTTAACCGCATGGCACAGCAGTTACGTACTGCTTTCACTACTTTAGAAAAAAACAATCAAGAATTAGAAGTTCGCGTTGAAGAACGTACAGCAGAATTGAAAGAAGCCAAAATCAGCGCTGACACGGCAAATCATGCTAAAAGCGAATTTTTGGCAAACATGAGCCACGAACTGAGAACACCGCTTAATGGTATTTTAGGCTATGCCCAAATTCTTCAGCGATCGCCAACCCTCACAGAAAAAGAACGCAACGGTATCAGCATCATTCATCAGTGTGGTTCTCATTTATTAACTTTAATTAACGATATTTTAGACCTCTCAAAAATTGAAGCACAAAAAATGGAACTCTACCCCACAGATTTTCATTTTCCTGCTTTTTTGCAAGGTGTTGCCGAAATTTGTCGCATCCGCGCAGAACAAAAAAACATTGCTTTTACTTACCAAGTAGAATCAGAAATTCCTCAAGGTATTCATGCTGACGAAAAACGTTTGCGACAAGTGTTAATTAACCTACTTGGTAACGCCATCAAATTTACAGACAAAGGAGGAGTAACTTTTAAAGTAGAGGTAATAGAGAATAGTGAATTGGTAATGGGTAATAGAGAATTGAGAATTGGTAATAGCGAATCGGTAATAGGTAATGGTAAAGAAGAATTCCCCATTATCCATTACCCATTACCCATTACCCATTCCCCATTACCCATTACCCATTACCCATTCCCCATTCCCAAAATTCGCTTTCAAATTGAAGATACTGGAGTGGGGATGAGTGATGAGCAATTAGAGAAAATATTTTTGCCGTTTGAACAAGTTGGTTCTGAATCTCGCAAGTCTGAAGGAACCGGTTTAGGATTAGCAATTACGCAAAAAATTATCTCTCTCATGAACAGTGGTATATCTGTGAAAAGTCAGCTTGGTGAAGGCAGTATTTTTTCATTTGATGTCGAGTTATTAACAGCTCCCAATTGGGCAGAAACAGCTAAAACCTTTTATCATGGAATTATCATTGGTTTTTCTGGTGAACAAAGAAAGATTTTAGTAGTAGATGATAAATGGGAAAATCGCTCAGTTATTGTCAATTTGCTAGAACCAATTGGTTTTAACATTATTGAAGCGAAAAATGGTCAAGAGGGTTTAGATAAAGCCGTTGAGTTTCAACCAAACTTAATTATTAGTGATTTAGTTATGCCTGTGATGGATGGTTTTCAAATGATACAACACTTGCGGCGATCGCCTCAGTTAAAAGAAGTCGTAATAATTGCTTCTTCTGCTAGCGTTTTTGAAGCTGACCAACATAAAAGTTTAAATGCTGGGGCAAATGAGTTTCTACCTAAACCCGTGCAGGTAGAAACTCTGCTGGAAATGTTACGAGTACATTTGAGATTAGAATGGCTTTATGAAGGAAACAAACAAGCCGATAACGAGCCGGATGAAAGTACTTTACTTGCGCCTAACATTATAGTACCACCGCCCGCCGAAGATTTATCTCGACTGTACGATTTAGCTTTGAAAGGTCGCGTTAAAGCTATACAAGACCAGGTTGATAAGCTTGCCCAATCAGATGAGAAATTTACTTTATTTGCTCAAGAAATTATTCAATTAGCCAAGAAGTTTCAAATAGAAAAAATTCAAACTTTTATTCAGCAATATTTGACGAATAACTAA
- a CDS encoding hybrid sensor histidine kinase/response regulator, with protein MQNLENNIILIVDDNPTNLAVISEALIDAGLEIAVATSGENALKQSTYDPPDLILLDVQMSGIDGFVTCEKLKDNPLTHDIPVIFMTALHDTSDKVKGFNLGAVDYITKPFQQEEVIARVCLHLKMRNLTKKLEEQNIQFKQFTQELEQRVTQRTAELSESLNDLKQAQIQLVQSEKMSALGQLVAGIAHEINNPLSCISGNVEHIEEYFHDLLEHLQVCQQHCEHPQIETHATKIDLEFLTEDIPKIIDSAKLGAKRIRDISNSLRTFSRADTTSKVLADIHEGIDSTLMILQHRLKANDTRPAIKIIKQYGKLPLVKCYLGQLNQVFMNIIANAIDALDESNQGRSFADIEQVPNIITIKTESLDNQNIIIKIKDNGKGISSEAKSKIFDYLFTTKSVGKGTGLGLSISHQIVVEKHGGFLSCESVLGEGTELAIAIPIT; from the coding sequence ATGCAAAACTTAGAAAATAACATTATTTTAATTGTGGACGATAACCCCACTAACTTAGCAGTAATATCCGAAGCTTTGATTGATGCAGGCTTGGAAATTGCTGTAGCAACGAGCGGTGAAAATGCTCTCAAGCAAAGTACATATGACCCACCAGACTTGATTTTATTAGATGTTCAGATGTCAGGAATTGATGGTTTTGTCACTTGTGAGAAACTCAAGGATAATCCGCTAACTCATGATATTCCTGTGATTTTTATGACTGCTTTACATGATACGTCAGATAAAGTCAAAGGTTTTAATTTAGGAGCAGTAGATTATATCACGAAACCGTTTCAGCAAGAAGAAGTTATCGCTCGTGTTTGCCTGCATTTAAAAATGCGAAATTTAACCAAGAAGCTGGAAGAACAAAATATTCAATTTAAACAATTCACACAAGAGTTAGAGCAACGAGTAACACAGCGAACGGCTGAACTTTCTGAATCTTTAAACGACCTAAAACAAGCTCAAATTCAATTAGTACAAAGTGAAAAAATGTCTGCTCTCGGTCAGTTGGTGGCTGGTATTGCTCACGAAATTAATAACCCACTCAGTTGTATTTCAGGTAATGTTGAACACATTGAAGAATACTTTCACGATTTGCTGGAACACTTGCAAGTATGCCAGCAACATTGTGAGCATCCACAAATTGAAACTCATGCAACAAAAATAGATTTAGAGTTTTTGACTGAAGACATACCAAAAATAATTGATTCAGCTAAATTAGGAGCGAAACGTATACGTGATATTAGCAATTCTCTACGAACCTTTTCCCGTGCTGATACTACTTCTAAGGTGTTAGCTGATATCCACGAAGGCATCGATAGCACTTTGATGATTTTGCAACATCGCTTGAAAGCAAATGATACTCGTCCAGCAATTAAAATAATTAAACAATATGGAAAGTTGCCTTTAGTTAAATGTTATTTGGGGCAACTAAATCAAGTATTTATGAATATTATAGCAAACGCAATAGACGCATTAGATGAATCTAACCAAGGGCGCAGTTTTGCTGATATAGAACAAGTACCTAATATTATTACTATTAAAACAGAATCTCTTGATAATCAAAATATCATCATTAAAATTAAAGATAATGGCAAAGGTATATCATCAGAAGCTAAATCAAAAATTTTTGATTATTTATTTACTACTAAATCAGTTGGCAAAGGTACAGGTTTAGGCTTATCTATCAGTCACCAGATAGTGGTCGAAAAACATGGAGGCTTTTTGAGTTGTGAGTCAGTCTTGGGAGAAGGGACAGAGTTAGCGATCGCTATTCCCATAACTTAA
- a CDS encoding ATP-binding protein produces MRPPKINDSTQLDRQIIDFDRRKQVALFNFLPAMRQVISRLSISNKISIGYAIALTIVVASTFTGLTIGNYYQQAANKQRMSIRKERKLLYNLRSASLEFEPVKEFAPYLQKPKEFQKAKTTAIERIAQVKILLSSLNSSVSTSSITSLKPLLVKYNGTFEQFAQYLQATLEKIDPANIEHEDVLKANELLANLANSDTSLKKDNFFNELALVIKTADKKEDEAEIAFAQAEIIRRGIIFISIIISIAIATYFIMYISKAIASPLKALTDVAQKATPELNVETPITKTDEVGLLTAYLNQLIHQVKTLLSKQKEAKIAVDIANNAKSEFLANMSHELRTPLNGILGYAQILENSKTLTEEEKHGIGIIRSCALNLLTLINDILDISKIEAHKMELRPTDFYLPSLLQGVVEICRLKAEEKNIEFIYQPAANLPTGVTADDKRLRQVLINLLGNAIKFTDNGKVTFQVEVIGNRESVMANRESVMGNRESGIGNRKEEFPTPNSPLPITHYPLPITHSPLPIPNSQFPIPKIKFKIQDTGVGMSPTQIEKIFLPFEQLGDSTHQTEGTGLGLAISQKIVELMGSSIKVKSQFGVGSVFEFEIEFLIPDNWTESNTITSGGRIIGYSGSRKKIMIVDDSWENRSVIVNLLEPLGFTIIEAANGEEGLEKASIYYPDLIISDLEMPIIDGWEMLKQLRINQKFKETIFILYYASIFDRNQQKSKVAGGDDFLAKPMQAAEIYRLLSKHLKLSWIYAETQKEKVRSHQPLSPGVSPKPQTTGEIIVPPVDDLVMLIEYAKKGQIKGIQKELEKIYKMDENYKPFVNHLNQLVKTFNIKKIRQFLQNYIN; encoded by the coding sequence ATGCGACCTCCCAAAATCAATGACTCAACTCAATTAGATCGTCAGATTATCGATTTTGATCGAAGAAAGCAAGTAGCTTTATTTAATTTTTTGCCTGCGATGCGTCAGGTAATTAGCAGACTCAGTATTAGCAATAAGATTAGCATTGGGTATGCGATCGCTCTCACCATTGTCGTTGCTTCCACTTTTACTGGCTTAACTATCGGCAATTATTACCAGCAGGCAGCTAACAAGCAGAGAATGAGTATTCGCAAAGAGCGTAAGCTTTTGTATAACTTGCGTTCGGCTAGTTTAGAATTTGAACCAGTTAAAGAGTTTGCTCCTTATCTGCAAAAACCGAAAGAGTTTCAGAAAGCAAAAACAACAGCGATTGAGCGTATTGCTCAAGTTAAGATATTGCTGTCCTCTCTCAATTCCTCGGTGTCAACTTCTTCGATAACATCCCTAAAGCCGCTACTTGTAAAGTATAACGGCACTTTTGAACAATTTGCCCAATATTTACAAGCTACCTTGGAGAAAATTGACCCGGCAAATATAGAGCATGAGGATGTTTTGAAAGCAAACGAATTATTAGCAAACTTGGCAAATAGCGATACAAGTTTGAAAAAAGATAATTTTTTTAATGAATTAGCACTTGTGATAAAAACTGCCGATAAAAAAGAGGACGAAGCCGAAATTGCTTTCGCTCAAGCAGAAATTATCCGAAGAGGAATTATTTTTATAAGTATTATTATATCGATAGCGATCGCTACTTATTTTATTATGTATATAAGTAAGGCGATCGCTTCTCCTCTAAAAGCATTAACTGATGTTGCCCAAAAAGCAACCCCAGAATTAAATGTGGAAACACCTATTACCAAAACTGACGAAGTAGGATTATTAACAGCTTATTTAAATCAACTGATTCACCAGGTAAAAACCCTTTTATCAAAGCAAAAAGAAGCCAAAATAGCAGTTGATATTGCTAATAATGCCAAAAGCGAATTTCTCGCAAACATGAGTCACGAACTGAGAACACCACTTAACGGCATTTTAGGCTACGCTCAAATCCTAGAAAACTCCAAAACCCTAACAGAAGAAGAAAAACATGGCATCGGCATTATTCGCTCATGTGCCTTAAATTTATTAACATTAATAAATGATATTTTAGACATTTCCAAAATAGAAGCTCACAAAATGGAACTGCGACCAACAGATTTCTATCTACCCTCTTTGCTACAAGGAGTTGTAGAAATTTGTCGCTTGAAAGCTGAAGAAAAAAACATCGAATTTATTTACCAACCTGCTGCAAATTTACCAACAGGTGTCACTGCTGACGACAAGCGACTGCGACAAGTCCTGATTAATTTACTTGGTAATGCGATTAAATTTACCGACAACGGAAAAGTAACTTTTCAAGTAGAGGTAATTGGTAATAGAGAATCGGTAATGGCTAATAGGGAATCGGTAATGGGTAATAGGGAATCGGGAATTGGTAATAGAAAAGAAGAATTCCCAACTCCCAATTCACCATTACCCATTACCCATTACCCATTACCCATTACCCACTCCCCACTCCCCATTCCCAATTCCCAATTCCCAATTCCCAAAATTAAATTTAAAATTCAAGATACAGGGGTTGGCATGAGTCCTACACAAATAGAGAAAATATTCTTACCCTTTGAGCAGCTAGGAGATAGCACACATCAAACAGAAGGCACAGGATTAGGGCTAGCTATTAGCCAGAAAATTGTCGAACTTATGGGTAGTTCCATTAAAGTAAAAAGTCAGTTTGGTGTAGGTAGTGTGTTTGAATTTGAAATAGAATTTTTAATACCTGATAATTGGACAGAAAGTAATACTATCACAAGTGGCGGGAGAATCATCGGTTACTCTGGTTCCAGAAAAAAAATTATGATTGTCGATGACAGTTGGGAAAATCGCTCAGTAATTGTCAATCTTTTAGAACCCTTGGGTTTTACTATAATTGAAGCTGCTAACGGTGAAGAAGGGTTAGAAAAAGCAAGTATTTATTATCCAGATTTGATTATCTCTGACTTAGAAATGCCTATAATCGATGGGTGGGAAATGCTTAAGCAACTGCGAATAAACCAAAAATTTAAAGAGACAATATTTATTCTTTATTATGCGAGTATTTTTGATAGAAACCAACAAAAAAGTAAAGTAGCAGGAGGTGATGATTTTTTGGCAAAACCGATGCAAGCAGCAGAAATTTATCGCCTTTTGTCAAAGCACTTAAAACTGAGTTGGATATACGCAGAAACGCAAAAAGAAAAAGTGCGATCGCATCAGCCACTTTCTCCGGGAGTATCGCCTAAACCACAAACAACAGGTGAAATCATTGTCCCACCAGTTGACGATTTGGTAATGCTCATAGAATATGCAAAAAAAGGACAAATCAAAGGAATTCAAAAAGAATTGGAAAAAATTTACAAAATGGATGAAAACTATAAACCTTTTGTTAACCACTTAAATCAACTTGTAAAAACGTTTAATATAAAAAAAATACGTCAGTTTCTACAAAATTATATAAATTAG
- a CDS encoding hybrid sensor histidine kinase/response regulator, with protein MINFHNQTNDLLTESTSNTINNLETILVIDDSPTNLQVLHTTLVNAGYEVIVEMDGNSGIEQVKNNPPDLILLDVMMPGIDGFETCRRLQANPSTQEIPIIFITALSDSVEKLKGLSLGAVDYITKPFNQKEVLARIKLHLKLRQLNLELDEQKQQLEQRVKERTAELYQALEELKKTQLQLVQSEKISFLGQLVTGVAYEVNNPVGFISTNLYHADHYIQDLIQLVKLYQKKFPTPGYEIEDNIKAMDLEHVLQDLPKVISSMKLGTERIQGIMQSLRNFSRVDGEQKKAVDIHEGLETSLMILQHRLKALPKRPSINVIKEYGNLPKIKCYPVQLNQVFMNLLSNAIDAIEEPIKDIDAFSTAYRRFGLIRIRTTIDKKQVTIQISDNGMGISESVQSQIFQPFFTTKPEGKGSGLGLSISNQIITEKHGGTLQCISSVGNGTEFVIQIPLKS; from the coding sequence ATGATTAATTTCCATAACCAAACAAACGATTTATTAACTGAAAGCACAAGCAACACTATCAATAATCTTGAGACAATATTAGTTATTGATGATAGCCCAACCAATCTACAAGTTCTTCACACTACTTTAGTGAATGCTGGCTATGAAGTTATAGTTGAAATGGACGGAAATAGTGGAATTGAGCAAGTAAAAAATAATCCACCTGATTTGATATTGCTAGATGTAATGATGCCGGGAATAGATGGTTTTGAAACTTGTCGGAGATTGCAAGCAAATCCATCTACTCAAGAAATTCCGATTATTTTTATAACTGCTCTTTCTGATTCCGTAGAAAAACTTAAAGGGCTAAGTTTAGGAGCAGTAGATTACATTACGAAGCCATTTAATCAAAAAGAAGTTTTAGCCAGAATTAAACTACACTTAAAGTTGCGACAACTCAACTTAGAGTTAGACGAACAAAAACAGCAATTAGAGCAAAGAGTTAAAGAACGCACTGCTGAACTTTATCAAGCTTTAGAAGAACTCAAAAAAACTCAATTACAGTTAGTACAAAGTGAAAAAATTTCTTTTTTAGGGCAGCTAGTTACCGGCGTAGCTTATGAAGTTAACAATCCCGTCGGCTTTATTTCTACTAATTTGTATCACGCTGACCACTACATCCAAGATTTAATTCAGTTAGTGAAGCTCTACCAAAAAAAGTTTCCCACACCTGGGTATGAAATTGAAGATAACATTAAGGCGATGGATTTAGAGCATGTACTACAAGATTTGCCGAAAGTGATTTCTTCAATGAAACTTGGTACTGAACGCATTCAAGGAATTATGCAATCGCTACGAAATTTTTCACGAGTGGATGGAGAACAGAAAAAGGCTGTTGATATTCATGAAGGGCTAGAAACTAGTTTAATGATTTTGCAGCACCGTTTGAAAGCTTTACCCAAACGTCCCAGTATTAATGTCATTAAAGAATATGGCAATTTACCCAAAATAAAATGCTACCCGGTACAACTCAATCAAGTGTTTATGAATTTACTCTCAAATGCGATTGATGCGATTGAGGAACCAATAAAAGACATAGATGCATTTTCTACGGCTTATCGCAGATTCGGATTAATTCGCATTCGCACCACCATCGATAAAAAGCAAGTAACAATTCAAATTTCCGACAACGGAATGGGTATATCAGAGTCAGTGCAAAGCCAGATATTTCAACCTTTCTTCACAACTAAACCAGAAGGTAAAGGTAGTGGATTAGGACTTTCTATTAGCAACCAAATTATCACCGAGAAGCACGGCGGAACGTTACAATGTATTTCATCTGTGGGGAATGGTACAGAATTTGTGATTCAAATTCCGTTAAAGAGTTAG
- the ligA gene encoding NAD-dependent DNA ligase LigA, protein MESLTLKVKQRVQELRQLLQQASYAYYVLDSPIMEDAVYDRLYRELQQLETEHPEVVTPDSPTQRVGEKPATQFTSVRHNIPLYSLENAFNVDELQAWDRRWRRQAPNIDAVEYVCELKIDGNALALTYENGVLVRGATRGDGVTGEDITQNVRTIRSIPLRLNLQGLENVERVEVRGETFLPLEVFKQINLQRGAAGEQLFANPRNATAGTLRQLDSRIVAQRQLDFFAYTLHIPGLDDASIANTQWEALELLQKMGFRVNPNKRLCATSAEVAEYYQHWDTQRLNLAYMTDGVVVKLNSFKLQEQLGFTQKFPRWAVALKYAPEEAPTRVENIAVNVGRTGALTPLAEMRPVQLAGTTVSRATLHNSDRIAQLDIRIGDTVIVRKAGEIIPEVLRVLKELRPDDTKPFVMPTHCPVCNQPVVRETGEAVTRCVNASCAAILKGAIEHWVSRDALDIRGMGEKLVHQLVDKGVVHSVADLYNLTEEKFCALERMGKKSAEKLVSAIASSKNQPWSRVLYGLGIRHVGSVNAQLLTEKFPTVEKLASASQADIETVYGIGEEIAQSVYQWFHIAANQTLIERLQAAGLQFVGEVTEIKDKNQKFAGKTFVITGTLPTLKRDEAKALIQKNGGKVTESVSKKTDYLVVGEDAGSKLEKAQSLGITQLNEVQLLELVEE, encoded by the coding sequence GTGGAATCATTGACGTTGAAGGTTAAACAGCGAGTTCAAGAACTGCGGCAATTACTACAACAAGCTAGCTATGCCTATTACGTCCTCGATTCTCCCATAATGGAGGATGCAGTTTACGATCGCCTGTATCGAGAATTGCAACAACTGGAAACTGAACACCCAGAAGTTGTCACCCCAGATAGTCCCACTCAGCGCGTGGGTGAGAAGCCAGCTACGCAGTTTACTTCGGTGCGTCACAACATTCCCCTCTACAGTTTGGAGAATGCGTTTAATGTTGATGAGTTGCAAGCTTGGGATCGGCGTTGGCGACGTCAAGCACCAAACATAGATGCGGTAGAATATGTCTGCGAACTGAAAATTGATGGTAATGCTTTAGCTCTAACTTACGAAAATGGCGTTTTAGTAAGAGGAGCGACTAGAGGTGATGGTGTAACTGGTGAAGATATTACCCAAAATGTGCGAACAATTCGCTCAATTCCCTTGCGGTTGAATTTGCAAGGCTTAGAAAACGTTGAACGGGTGGAAGTTCGCGGTGAGACGTTTTTACCTTTAGAGGTATTTAAGCAAATTAACTTACAAAGGGGTGCAGCGGGTGAACAATTATTTGCCAATCCCCGCAACGCTACCGCTGGTACACTACGGCAATTAGATTCTCGCATTGTCGCGCAACGGCAGTTAGATTTTTTTGCTTACACGCTGCACATTCCAGGGTTGGATGACGCAAGTATTGCTAATACTCAATGGGAAGCTTTGGAATTGCTGCAAAAAATGGGTTTTCGCGTCAACCCAAACAAGCGTCTGTGTGCAACTTCTGCCGAAGTTGCTGAATATTATCAACATTGGGATACACAAAGGCTGAATTTAGCTTACATGACTGATGGGGTGGTGGTAAAGCTAAATTCTTTTAAGCTGCAAGAACAGCTGGGATTTACGCAAAAGTTTCCCCGCTGGGCTGTGGCACTGAAATACGCACCTGAAGAAGCACCTACCCGCGTAGAAAATATTGCGGTGAATGTCGGCAGAACCGGCGCGTTAACGCCTTTGGCAGAAATGCGCCCGGTGCAACTAGCAGGTACGACTGTATCACGCGCTACTTTACATAATAGCGATCGCATTGCCCAATTAGACATTCGCATCGGCGATACTGTGATTGTCCGCAAAGCTGGAGAAATTATCCCGGAAGTGTTGAGGGTACTCAAAGAACTTCGTCCCGACGACACTAAACCGTTTGTTATGCCTACCCATTGTCCAGTATGCAATCAACCGGTGGTGCGAGAAACAGGTGAAGCGGTAACGAGGTGTGTGAATGCTTCTTGTGCAGCTATCCTCAAAGGTGCGATAGAACATTGGGTAAGTCGCGATGCGCTGGATATTCGCGGTATGGGGGAAAAACTGGTGCATCAACTCGTTGATAAAGGTGTGGTGCATTCGGTTGCTGATTTGTATAACTTGACAGAAGAGAAGTTTTGTGCATTAGAGCGGATGGGGAAAAAGTCAGCAGAGAAGTTGGTGAGTGCGATCGCATCAAGTAAAAATCAACCTTGGTCGCGGGTATTATATGGTTTAGGCATTCGTCACGTTGGCAGCGTCAATGCCCAATTATTAACTGAGAAGTTTCCCACCGTGGAAAAATTAGCTTCAGCTTCTCAAGCAGATATTGAAACTGTTTACGGTATTGGTGAGGAAATTGCTCAATCTGTTTATCAGTGGTTCCACATTGCTGCAAATCAAACTTTAATTGAACGGTTGCAAGCTGCTGGTTTACAATTTGTTGGGGAAGTAACTGAGATTAAAGATAAAAATCAAAAGTTTGCCGGGAAAACTTTTGTAATTACGGGTACGCTACCAACTTTGAAACGGGATGAAGCCAAAGCCTTGATTCAGAAAAATGGTGGTAAAGTCACGGAATCTGTGAGTAAGAAAACTGATTATTTAGTTGTGGGGGAAGATGCGGGTTCTAAGTTGGAAAAAGCGCAAAGTTTGGGAATTACACAGTTAAATGAAGTGCAATTGTTGGAATTGGTGGAGGAGTAA